Proteins encoded in a region of the Methylosinus trichosporium OB3b genome:
- a CDS encoding type II toxin-antitoxin system RelE/ParE family toxin yields the protein MKSRPGFSSCTPGPRRALRRLEVRFRPAALEDLQDIYLFVFRASANTRIARGFVDRIVERRRRIGDAPFGGPARDDLAPGLRIVPFERSAVIAYRVEDDCVRIIDVFYGGRDFEAFFRRGGAEDNR from the coding sequence ATGAAGTCGAGGCCCGGCTTCTCGAGCTGCACGCCGGGACCGAGGCGCGCCTTGCGTCGTCTCGAGGTTAGGTTTCGGCCAGCGGCGCTGGAAGACCTCCAAGACATATATCTCTTCGTGTTTCGGGCCTCGGCGAACACTCGAATCGCTCGGGGGTTCGTCGATCGGATTGTGGAGCGTCGCCGCCGGATCGGCGACGCGCCCTTCGGCGGCCCGGCGCGCGACGACCTCGCGCCGGGACTGCGGATCGTTCCATTCGAGCGATCGGCGGTGATCGCTTATCGGGTCGAGGATGACTGCGTTCGGATCATCGACGTGTTTTACGGCGGTCGCGATTTCGAGGCGTTCTTTCGTCGAGGCGGGGCCGAAGATAATCGGTGA
- a CDS encoding ribbon-helix-helix domain-containing protein, translating into MRKVEEISILLAPDLLRAVRESIAAGEFASPSEALGDAVRVWRRQRAEDAERLASARERIRRSLEDPRSDVSMDEVEARLLELHAGTEARLASSRG; encoded by the coding sequence ATGCGTAAGGTGGAAGAAATCAGCATTCTCCTGGCTCCCGACCTGCTCCGGGCGGTACGTGAGAGCATCGCCGCCGGCGAATTTGCGTCGCCCAGCGAAGCTCTCGGCGACGCCGTCCGTGTCTGGCGACGCCAACGGGCCGAGGACGCCGAGCGGCTCGCCTCAGCTCGCGAGCGTATCCGTCGATCCTTGGAGGATCCGCGCAGCGACGTTTCGATGGATGAAGTCGAGGCCCGGCTTCTCGAGCTGCACGCCGGGACCGAGGCGCGCCTTGCGTCGTCTCGAGGTTAG
- the topA gene encoding type I DNA topoisomerase gives MNLVIVESAAKAQTINKYLGRDFNVLACYGHVRDLPPKDGSVDPAEDFAMKWESDAKSAKRISAIADAVKSADKVILATDPDREGEAISWHLLDILKKKKALNGKSVERVVFNAVTKDAIKHAMAHPREIDQALVDAYLARRALDYLVGFTLSPVLWRKLPGARSAGRVQSVALRLVCDRELEIEKFVTREYWSLIAHLKTKAGEPFTARLSGADGKKITRLDIGSGQEAEDFKKALETASFTIRSVEAKPVKRHPYAPFTTSTLQQEASRKLGLAPAQTMRIAQRLYEGVDIGGETAGLITYMRTDGVDMAPEAIASARKVIAKEYGERFVPKAPRKYTVKAKNAQEAHEAIRPTDLSRLPKQMAKHLEPEQAKLYELIWTRTIASQMESAELERTTVDIDAKAGKRDLELRATGQVVRFSGFLELYQEGRDDDADEDGGRLPPMQPGEPATREKIDASQHFTEPPPRYTEATLVKRMEELGIGRPSTYASTLAVLRERDYVRLDKKRLVPEDKGRIVTAFLESFFTRYVEFDFTAGLEEKLDKVSNNEIDWKEVLRDFWADFSGAVDGTKELRTTQVLDSLNDLLGPHIFPAKADGSNPRACPACSAGQLSLKLGKFGAFIGCSNYPECRFTRTLSPPTGDAAEGARPGVRVLGQDPESGAEITLRDGRFGTYVQEGEAAEEGEKPKRSSIPKTIRPDELTLEQAIRLLSLPREVAKHPESGEPIVAGVGRFGPYVQHGKTYANLGKDDDILSIGGNRAIDLIVTKESGGGGSRFGRSSDPGRALGDHPQGGAVTVKSGRFGPYVNWGKINATIAKATDPASLTLEQAVELLAAKASGGPSGGGRVLGEHPSGGAITLRDGKYGPYVNLGKVNATLPKDMSPEDVTLDEAIRLIEEKGGPVKAKKATAKKATTAKAPAKKATAKKAIEESDEVPFEDSQPVKKATAPAKKPATAKAKPTKKAAAAK, from the coding sequence ATGAACCTCGTCATCGTCGAATCGGCCGCCAAGGCCCAGACGATCAACAAATATCTCGGCCGCGACTTCAATGTCCTGGCCTGCTACGGCCATGTGCGCGACTTGCCGCCGAAGGACGGCTCCGTCGATCCGGCCGAAGATTTCGCCATGAAATGGGAGAGCGACGCCAAATCGGCCAAGCGAATCTCCGCCATCGCCGACGCGGTCAAAAGCGCCGACAAGGTCATCCTCGCCACCGACCCGGATCGCGAGGGCGAGGCCATTTCCTGGCATCTGCTCGATATTTTGAAGAAGAAGAAGGCGCTCAACGGCAAGAGCGTCGAGCGCGTCGTGTTCAATGCGGTCACCAAGGACGCGATCAAGCATGCGATGGCGCATCCGCGCGAGATCGATCAGGCGCTGGTCGACGCCTATCTGGCGCGGCGCGCTCTCGATTATCTCGTCGGCTTCACCTTGTCGCCGGTGTTGTGGCGGAAGCTTCCCGGCGCGCGCTCGGCCGGCCGCGTGCAATCGGTGGCGCTGCGCCTCGTCTGCGACCGCGAGCTGGAGATCGAGAAATTCGTCACGCGCGAATATTGGTCGCTGATCGCCCATCTCAAAACCAAGGCCGGCGAGCCCTTCACCGCGCGGCTCTCGGGCGCCGACGGCAAGAAGATCACCCGGCTCGACATCGGCTCCGGCCAGGAGGCCGAGGATTTCAAAAAGGCGCTCGAGACCGCCAGCTTCACAATTCGTTCGGTCGAGGCCAAGCCGGTCAAGCGGCATCCCTATGCGCCCTTCACCACCTCGACGCTGCAGCAGGAGGCCTCGCGCAAGCTCGGCCTCGCCCCGGCGCAAACCATGCGCATCGCGCAGCGGCTCTATGAGGGTGTCGACATAGGCGGCGAGACGGCCGGCCTCATCACCTACATGCGAACCGACGGCGTCGACATGGCGCCGGAGGCCATCGCCTCGGCGCGAAAAGTCATCGCCAAGGAATATGGCGAGCGCTTCGTCCCCAAAGCGCCGCGCAAATATACGGTGAAGGCCAAGAACGCCCAGGAGGCGCATGAGGCGATTCGCCCGACCGATCTCTCCCGTCTGCCCAAGCAGATGGCCAAGCATCTGGAGCCCGAGCAGGCCAAGCTCTATGAGCTGATCTGGACGCGCACCATCGCCAGCCAGATGGAGTCCGCGGAGCTGGAGCGCACGACCGTCGATATCGACGCCAAAGCCGGCAAGCGCGATCTGGAGCTGCGCGCCACCGGACAGGTGGTCCGCTTCTCGGGCTTTCTCGAGCTCTATCAGGAAGGTCGCGACGACGACGCGGACGAGGACGGCGGCCGCCTGCCGCCGATGCAGCCCGGCGAGCCGGCGACGCGCGAGAAGATCGACGCGAGCCAGCATTTCACCGAGCCGCCGCCGCGCTACACCGAGGCGACCTTGGTCAAGCGCATGGAGGAGCTCGGCATCGGCCGCCCCTCCACCTACGCCTCGACCCTCGCCGTGCTGCGCGAGCGCGATTATGTGCGGCTCGACAAGAAGCGCCTCGTGCCGGAGGACAAGGGCCGCATCGTCACGGCCTTTCTGGAGAGCTTCTTCACCCGCTATGTCGAGTTCGACTTCACCGCCGGCCTCGAGGAGAAGCTCGACAAGGTCTCCAATAATGAGATCGACTGGAAAGAGGTGCTGCGCGACTTCTGGGCCGATTTTTCCGGCGCCGTCGACGGCACCAAGGAATTGCGCACGACGCAGGTGCTCGACAGCCTCAATGATCTGCTCGGCCCGCATATCTTCCCCGCCAAGGCGGACGGCTCCAACCCGCGCGCCTGCCCGGCCTGCAGCGCCGGCCAATTGTCGCTGAAGCTCGGAAAATTCGGCGCCTTCATCGGCTGCTCCAACTATCCCGAATGCCGCTTCACCCGCACGCTTTCGCCGCCGACCGGCGACGCCGCGGAAGGCGCGCGGCCGGGCGTGAGGGTGCTGGGACAAGACCCGGAGAGCGGCGCCGAGATCACGCTGCGCGATGGCCGGTTCGGAACCTATGTGCAGGAGGGCGAGGCCGCCGAGGAGGGCGAGAAGCCCAAGCGCTCCTCGATTCCAAAGACGATCCGGCCGGACGAGCTGACGCTCGAGCAGGCGATCCGGCTGCTCTCGCTGCCGCGCGAGGTGGCGAAGCATCCCGAGAGCGGCGAGCCGATCGTCGCCGGCGTCGGCCGCTTCGGCCCCTATGTCCAGCACGGCAAGACCTACGCCAATCTCGGCAAGGACGATGATATTCTGTCGATCGGCGGCAATCGGGCGATCGACCTCATCGTCACCAAGGAGAGCGGCGGCGGCGGCTCGCGCTTCGGCCGCTCCTCCGATCCCGGCCGCGCGCTCGGCGACCACCCGCAGGGCGGCGCCGTGACAGTGAAGAGCGGCCGTTTCGGCCCCTATGTGAATTGGGGCAAGATCAATGCGACGATCGCCAAGGCGACCGATCCCGCCAGCCTCACGCTCGAGCAGGCGGTGGAGCTGCTCGCCGCCAAGGCGAGCGGCGGGCCCTCCGGCGGCGGCCGCGTGCTCGGCGAGCATCCTTCGGGCGGCGCGATCACGCTGCGCGACGGCAAATACGGGCCTTATGTCAATCTCGGCAAGGTCAACGCCACCCTGCCCAAGGACATGAGCCCGGAGGATGTGACGCTCGACGAGGCGATCCGGCTGATCGAGGAGAAGGGCGGCCCGGTGAAGGCCAAGAAGGCGACGGCCAAGAAGGCGACAACCGCCAAGGCGCCGGCGAAGAAGGCCACGGCCAAGAAGGCGATCGAGGAGAGCGACGAGGTCCCCTTCGAGGATTCGCAGCCGGTGAAGAAGGCGACGGCTCCGGCCAAGAAGCCCGCCACAGCAAAGGCGAAGCCGACGAAGAAGGCGGCCGCGGCGAAGTGA
- a CDS encoding TadE/TadG family type IV pilus assembly protein: MMRPLADQNRTEPTTFSSCDRGNVAVIFGLSFIPLVLMLGAGVDYGRAVSTKSNLQQATDSAALAVAKTIVATTTNQQAQSQAQVYLLTNVRNAVAVVTKAEISADRLTLCLDSTAQIPTTIMKIAHIETITTKATTCAQTPGGMNGTYEIALVLDNSGSMSKSAGGKSKIAALRDAATSFVNNIYSKTTDVKMSIVPFSAGVRVLDPSVSSNRTLSWIDVNGNNSQHWLVFGDGSLVAATAKAAAKTAGFTSRFDIFTKLKSLNSSWDWGGCFEGPKYPLNVSDTAVDTSNAETLFVPFLAPDEPSTKDKYNNSLYTNNYLAETGGSCSGTVTGDWKLLTRACKYGKPKKDGSGAGPNSSCPTSSSQTVLQLTATQSTITTKISGLTENGYTNLHEGFMWGWRTISPTGPFAAGRAYATKDNHKIIVFMTDGFNNWQSATSTVTGSAYQAAGYYSYNGTANQRFPDGTATNGNGVNYQTTLEAAAGSSTDYHDTSRNMQDELTLEACTNAKTAGVEIYTIGFSVPVDPIDAQGLKMMQDCATDANHYFAATDVDSLNAAFASIGSGVGKLRLSK; the protein is encoded by the coding sequence ATGATGCGACCGCTTGCCGACCAGAACCGAACCGAGCCTACGACGTTCTCCTCCTGTGATCGCGGCAATGTCGCGGTCATCTTCGGCCTGTCCTTCATACCTCTGGTGCTGATGCTCGGCGCTGGCGTCGATTATGGACGCGCCGTCTCGACGAAATCCAATCTGCAGCAGGCGACCGATTCGGCCGCTCTCGCCGTCGCCAAGACGATCGTCGCGACGACCACCAATCAGCAGGCGCAGAGCCAGGCGCAGGTCTATCTGCTGACCAATGTGCGCAACGCCGTCGCCGTGGTGACCAAGGCGGAGATCTCGGCGGACCGGCTGACGCTCTGTCTCGACTCTACGGCGCAAATTCCGACCACGATCATGAAGATCGCGCATATCGAGACGATCACGACCAAAGCGACGACCTGCGCGCAGACGCCCGGCGGCATGAACGGAACCTATGAGATCGCGCTCGTCCTCGACAATTCAGGCTCGATGTCGAAGAGCGCCGGCGGCAAGTCGAAGATCGCCGCCTTGCGCGATGCGGCGACGAGCTTCGTCAACAATATTTATTCGAAGACCACCGATGTGAAAATGTCGATCGTTCCCTTCTCGGCCGGCGTTCGCGTCCTCGATCCGTCGGTCAGCTCGAACCGCACTTTGTCCTGGATCGATGTGAACGGCAATAATTCGCAGCATTGGCTTGTCTTCGGCGACGGCAGCCTCGTCGCCGCGACGGCGAAGGCGGCGGCCAAGACGGCCGGCTTCACCAGCCGCTTCGATATTTTCACGAAGCTGAAGTCGCTCAACTCGTCATGGGACTGGGGCGGTTGTTTCGAGGGGCCGAAATATCCGCTCAATGTCAGTGACACCGCTGTCGACACCAGCAATGCCGAAACCCTGTTCGTGCCGTTTCTCGCGCCCGACGAGCCATCGACGAAGGACAAGTACAACAATTCGCTCTACACCAACAATTATCTCGCAGAGACCGGCGGCTCCTGCTCGGGAACCGTCACCGGCGATTGGAAGCTGCTGACGCGCGCCTGCAAATATGGCAAGCCCAAGAAAGACGGAAGCGGCGCTGGGCCCAACAGCAGCTGTCCGACCAGCAGCTCGCAGACCGTGCTGCAGCTCACCGCGACCCAGTCGACCATAACGACCAAGATCAGCGGACTGACGGAGAACGGCTACACCAATCTCCACGAGGGCTTCATGTGGGGCTGGCGCACCATCTCGCCCACCGGACCATTCGCCGCGGGCCGCGCCTATGCGACCAAGGACAATCATAAGATCATCGTGTTCATGACCGACGGCTTCAACAATTGGCAGAGCGCGACGAGCACGGTGACCGGCTCCGCCTATCAGGCGGCGGGCTACTACAGCTACAACGGCACGGCCAATCAGCGCTTTCCAGACGGAACGGCCACGAACGGGAATGGCGTCAACTATCAGACGACCCTCGAGGCGGCGGCCGGCTCCTCGACCGACTATCATGACACCTCGCGCAACATGCAGGACGAGCTGACCTTGGAGGCCTGCACGAACGCCAAGACGGCGGGCGTGGAGATCTACACGATCGGCTTCTCGGTGCCAGTCGATCCGATCGACGCGCAGGGACTGAAGATGATGCAGGACTGCGCGACCGACGCCAATCATTATTTCGCGGCGACCGACGTCGACAGCCTCAATGCGGCCTTCGCGTCGATCGGCTCCGGGGTGGGCAAGCTGCGGCTGTCGAAGTGA
- a CDS encoding DUF2267 domain-containing protein, whose product MEELIARISAALGVEPETARLAIGHVLGFFRKEFPDGPAAELIGKLPGAEEAIAAAEAAPAADGGLLGGLLGGLGGLVGGSKGDLMALAAKLSSVGLSMDQSQALAKEFFAHAEGIVGAEKLKKITDSVPGLSQFL is encoded by the coding sequence ATGGAAGAACTGATTGCGCGCATTTCCGCGGCCCTCGGCGTCGAGCCCGAGACGGCGAGGCTGGCGATCGGCCATGTCCTCGGCTTCTTTCGCAAGGAGTTCCCCGACGGGCCGGCGGCGGAGCTGATCGGCAAGCTGCCCGGAGCAGAAGAGGCGATCGCCGCGGCCGAGGCGGCGCCGGCGGCCGACGGCGGGCTCCTCGGCGGTCTGCTGGGCGGGCTCGGCGGCCTCGTCGGCGGCTCCAAGGGCGATCTGATGGCGCTCGCGGCGAAATTGTCCAGCGTCGGCCTGTCGATGGATCAGAGCCAGGCGCTCGCCAAGGAGTTCTTCGCCCATGCCGAAGGCATTGTCGGCGCGGAGAAGCTGAAGAAAATCACCGATTCGGTGCCGGGGCTGTCTCAGTTCCTCTAG
- a CDS encoding methyltransferase, whose protein sequence is MADQLSPEKILGLGFGFWNAKTLLSAVELGLFTILAEAPADAETLRSRLGLHPRSALDFFDALVALGLLERDNGLYRNTAEAALFLDRAKPSYVGQILELANARLFASWDRLTEALKTGRPQSENAAEKDFFAALYADPARLRGFLTAMSGISAGPAKAIAEKFPWTKYGSFVDVGSAQGMVPATVARAHPHLIGAGFDLPQVKPIFDDFIAANGLSDRVTFRGGDFFRDALPGADVIVMGHILHDWDLEEKRHLLANAYAALPKGGALIVYEALIDDERRTNAFGLLMSLNMLIETPGGFDYTGADCQGWMREAGFAETRVEHLLGPDSMVIGVK, encoded by the coding sequence ATGGCCGATCAGCTGTCTCCGGAAAAAATTCTCGGTCTCGGTTTCGGGTTCTGGAACGCGAAAACGCTGCTCTCCGCCGTCGAGCTCGGCCTGTTCACGATCCTCGCCGAAGCGCCTGCCGACGCCGAGACGCTGCGCAGCCGGCTCGGACTGCATCCACGCTCGGCGCTCGATTTCTTCGACGCTCTGGTGGCGCTGGGCCTGCTCGAACGCGACAATGGCCTCTATCGCAACACGGCGGAGGCCGCTCTCTTCCTCGATCGCGCCAAGCCGAGCTATGTCGGCCAGATCCTCGAATTGGCCAATGCGCGGCTGTTCGCCAGCTGGGATCGCCTCACCGAAGCGTTGAAGACCGGCCGCCCGCAGAGCGAGAACGCCGCCGAGAAAGATTTTTTCGCCGCTCTCTACGCCGACCCCGCGCGGCTGCGCGGCTTTCTGACCGCGATGTCCGGAATCAGCGCCGGGCCGGCCAAGGCCATAGCCGAAAAATTTCCGTGGACGAAATATGGGAGCTTCGTCGATGTAGGCTCCGCGCAAGGCATGGTTCCGGCGACAGTGGCGCGCGCGCACCCGCATCTCATCGGCGCCGGCTTCGATCTTCCGCAGGTGAAGCCGATCTTCGATGATTTCATCGCCGCGAATGGCCTGTCCGACCGCGTGACCTTCCGTGGCGGCGATTTTTTCCGCGACGCGCTGCCCGGGGCGGATGTGATCGTCATGGGCCATATTCTCCACGACTGGGATCTCGAGGAGAAACGCCATCTGCTCGCCAACGCCTATGCCGCTCTGCCGAAGGGCGGGGCGCTGATCGTCTATGAGGCGCTGATCGACGACGAGCGCCGGACCAACGCCTTCGGCCTGCTGATGAGCCTCAACATGCTGATCGAGACGCCCGGCGGCTTCGACTACACGGGCGCCGACTGCCAAGGCTGGATGCGTGAGGCGGGCTTCGCCGAGACGCGGGTCGAGCATCTGCTCGGGCCGGACTCGATGGTCATCGGCGTCAAATGA
- the tyrS gene encoding tyrosine--tRNA ligase gives MSDAFRPNSEFLATLIARGFVHQCSDFSGLDEKACSGDLVAYVGFDCTAASLHVGNLLSIMMLAWLQKTGGKPLPLVGGGTTRVGDPSGKDESRKLLTIETIDANKAAIQKTFEKFLAFGARKTDAVLLDNAEWLTKLNYIDFLRDVGRHFSVNRMLSMDSVKLRLDREQELSFIEFNYMCLQSYDFVEIAKRYGASLQMGGSDQWGNIVMGVDLGRRLGTHQLYALTAPLLTTSSGAKMGKTAAGAVWLDASMLSPYDYWQFWRNVEDADVLRFLKLFTFLPLDEIEKLAALGGAEINEAKKALATEATALLHGREAAEAAAETARRTFEEGALALSLPRVAVPAAEWSAGLGVLSAFVKAGLVASTGEARRQIKSGGLRLNDEPVTDEKATLGDANLVDGVVKLSLGKKRHVLLAPEGA, from the coding sequence ATGTCAGACGCTTTCCGCCCCAATTCCGAATTTCTCGCGACGCTGATCGCGCGCGGGTTCGTGCATCAATGCTCCGATTTTTCGGGGCTCGACGAAAAAGCCTGTTCCGGCGATCTCGTCGCTTATGTCGGCTTCGACTGCACGGCCGCCTCGCTTCATGTCGGCAATCTGCTGTCGATCATGATGCTCGCCTGGCTGCAGAAGACCGGCGGCAAGCCGCTGCCGCTCGTCGGCGGCGGCACGACGCGGGTCGGCGATCCGTCCGGCAAGGACGAGAGCCGCAAGCTGCTGACCATCGAGACCATCGACGCTAATAAGGCGGCGATCCAGAAGACATTCGAGAAGTTTCTGGCTTTCGGCGCGCGCAAGACCGACGCCGTGCTGCTCGACAACGCCGAATGGCTGACCAAGCTCAATTACATCGACTTCCTGCGCGATGTCGGCCGGCATTTCTCGGTCAATCGCATGCTGTCGATGGATTCGGTGAAGCTGCGGCTCGATCGCGAGCAGGAGCTGTCCTTCATCGAATTCAACTATATGTGCCTGCAGTCCTATGATTTCGTCGAGATCGCGAAGCGCTATGGCGCCTCTCTGCAGATGGGCGGCTCCGATCAATGGGGCAATATCGTCATGGGCGTCGATCTCGGCCGCCGCCTCGGCACGCATCAGCTCTATGCGCTGACCGCGCCGCTGCTCACCACCTCTTCGGGCGCGAAAATGGGCAAGACCGCCGCCGGCGCCGTCTGGCTCGACGCGTCCATGCTGTCGCCCTACGATTATTGGCAGTTCTGGCGCAATGTCGAAGACGCCGACGTCCTCCGCTTCCTGAAGTTGTTCACCTTCCTGCCGCTCGATGAGATCGAGAAGCTCGCCGCGCTCGGCGGGGCCGAGATCAACGAGGCGAAGAAGGCGTTGGCCACAGAGGCGACCGCGCTGCTGCATGGGCGCGAGGCGGCGGAAGCCGCCGCCGAGACCGCGCGCCGCACCTTCGAGGAAGGAGCGCTGGCGCTGTCCCTGCCGCGCGTGGCGGTTCCCGCTGCGGAATGGTCCGCCGGGCTCGGCGTGCTCAGCGCCTTCGTGAAGGCCGGGCTCGTCGCATCCACGGGCGAGGCGCGTCGCCAGATCAAATCAGGCGGGCTGCGTCTCAACGACGAGCCGGTGACCGACGAGAAGGCGACTCTCGGCGACGCAAATCTCGTCGATGGCGTCGTCAAGCTGTCGCTCGGCAAGAAGCGCCATGTGCTGCTGGCGCCCGAAGGCGCTTGA
- a CDS encoding aspartate kinase: MARLVMKFGGTSVANVERIRNVARHVKREVDAGYSVAVVVSAMSGKTNELVGWCKDAAALHDQREYDAVVASGEQVTAGLLAIALQNIGIAARSWQGWQVPILTSDAHGSARIQTIDGVQLLSGFERGEVAVIAGFQGIHQPSGRITTLGRGGSDTSAVAVAAAIEADRCDIYTDVDGVYTTDPRVVPKARRMERISFEEMLEMASLGAKVLQVRSVEVAMVHGVRTYVRSSFDDPADPKSGTLICKEEDIVEAQVVTGIAFSRDEAQITLRGVADKPGVAAAVFVPLAEAGVNVDMIVQVASEDTMTDMTFTVPAAEYERCVAILEKARPAIGYAALTGAKDVAKVSAIGIGMRSHAGVAARAFKALADKGVNIRAITTSEIKFSVLIDAAYTELAVRTLHSLYGLDAA; the protein is encoded by the coding sequence ATGGCTCGTCTGGTGATGAAGTTCGGCGGCACCTCCGTCGCCAATGTGGAGCGCATTCGCAATGTCGCGCGCCATGTGAAGCGCGAGGTCGACGCCGGCTATTCGGTCGCCGTCGTAGTCTCCGCCATGTCCGGCAAGACCAATGAGCTCGTCGGCTGGTGCAAGGACGCGGCGGCGCTGCACGACCAGCGCGAATATGACGCCGTCGTCGCCTCCGGCGAGCAGGTGACCGCGGGCCTGCTCGCGATCGCGCTGCAGAATATCGGGATCGCCGCCCGCTCCTGGCAAGGGTGGCAGGTCCCGATTCTCACCTCGGACGCGCATGGCTCGGCGCGCATCCAAACGATCGACGGCGTGCAGCTCCTTTCCGGCTTCGAGCGCGGCGAGGTCGCCGTGATCGCCGGCTTTCAAGGAATCCATCAGCCGAGCGGCCGCATCACCACGCTCGGCCGCGGCGGCTCGGACACGAGCGCGGTGGCGGTGGCGGCGGCGATCGAGGCCGATCGCTGCGATATCTACACCGATGTCGACGGCGTCTACACCACCGATCCGCGCGTCGTGCCCAAGGCGCGCCGGATGGAGCGCATCTCCTTCGAGGAGATGCTGGAGATGGCCTCGCTCGGCGCCAAGGTGCTGCAGGTGCGCTCGGTCGAGGTGGCGATGGTGCATGGCGTGCGCACCTATGTGCGCTCGTCCTTCGACGATCCGGCCGATCCCAAGAGTGGCACGCTGATCTGCAAGGAGGAGGATATCGTGGAAGCGCAAGTCGTCACCGGCATCGCCTTCTCGCGCGACGAGGCGCAGATCACTCTGCGCGGCGTCGCCGACAAGCCGGGGGTCGCGGCCGCGGTGTTCGTGCCGCTCGCCGAGGCCGGGGTCAATGTCGACATGATCGTGCAGGTCGCCTCGGAAGACACGATGACCGATATGACCTTCACGGTTCCCGCCGCCGAATATGAACGCTGCGTCGCCATTCTCGAAAAGGCCCGGCCGGCGATCGGCTATGCGGCGCTGACCGGCGCAAAGGACGTCGCCAAAGTGTCGGCGATCGGCATCGGCATGCGCAGCCATGCCGGCGTCGCCGCGCGCGCCTTCAAGGCGTTGGCCGACAAGGGCGTCAACATTCGCGCCATCACCACTTCCGAGATCAAATTCTCGGTGCTGATCGACGCCGCCTACACCGAGCTCGCCGTGCGCACGCTGCACTCGCTCTATGGGCTGGACGCGGCCTGA
- a CDS encoding type II toxin-antitoxin system HicB family antitoxin produces the protein MNYAIALIHEENGSFGISFPDFPGCISTASTIDEVIAKGGQALALHVEGMMEDGKTLPHLRGVRELRADPEMADWFEDATVAAIGVDLPKRVVRINISIDQGLLERIDRTAKALGQSRSAFLADAAKLHIADN, from the coding sequence TTGAACTACGCGATCGCCCTCATCCATGAAGAGAATGGCTCGTTCGGAATATCCTTTCCGGACTTTCCGGGTTGCATCAGCACCGCCTCCACGATCGACGAGGTCATCGCGAAGGGCGGCCAAGCGCTCGCGCTCCATGTGGAAGGAATGATGGAAGACGGAAAGACGCTGCCGCATTTGCGCGGCGTCCGAGAATTGCGTGCAGACCCGGAAATGGCCGACTGGTTCGAGGACGCGACCGTCGCAGCGATCGGCGTCGACCTGCCGAAGCGAGTAGTGCGCATCAATATTTCGATCGACCAAGGCCTGTTGGAGCGCATCGACCGGACGGCGAAAGCTCTCGGCCAGTCGCGCTCGGCCTTTCTGGCGGACGCTGCAAAGCTCCACATCGCCGACAATTGA